CACTTCCGGCGCGGCGTAGGTCGGGTCGCTGAACAGGTAGATGTCGGCGATGGCATGGTCTCCAAGCGTATTGCCGGGCGTGGTGGCCGGAAGCAGGCTGGTCAGGCTGTTGTCCATCCGCTTGGCGTGAAAATCCTTTAAAAGGCTGATGATCTGGCTGTTGGTCGCCTCCGGCGGAATAATCAGGCTGATAGCCTTATATTCCGGTACCGTGGCATGGACGCGGAAAATAACCGCGCTCCCCTCGTCGTCCAGATGACTGCTGCCGATTTCCGGTTTGCCCAGCGACGCATCCGGCCGGTCCCGTTTATTTCCCGGCGCGAAGACGAAGAAGATCAGAATCCAGAGTCCGAAGATGACAGAAAAGATCACCACGAGCGGATGGGCGCCGGCCCGCTTGCCTTCCTCATAATGGTTGAGGCCCAGCGGGGACGGGGAATCCTCCGGACCGCGCGGTTCGGCTTGTTTCGGTTGGTCCGTCATAACGCCGTGCCTGAGGGGCGAGGGGCTGCCATGGGGGTGCGATCCTCGGCCTGTGCTGCCTTCTTTGCTTCGGCCCAGAGCCGATCCATTTCTTCAAGGGTCATGCTGTCCAGCGACCGGCCGGCGCGCCGGGCCTCCGCCTCGATGTAATGAAACCGATCGACAAACCGTCCCGTGGCCAGACGAAGCGCATCCTCCGGGTTCACGGCGAGCTTGCGCGCGAGATTGACCAGCGAAAACAACACGTCGCCGAATTCCGCCGTGATCTGCTCCTGCGAGCCGGCCCGCGCGCGATTGTCGCCGCCCAAGTCTGCGGAGGCCGCCGCCCGCAGTTCGCGGCATTCTTCCTCGACCTTGTCGAGCACCTGCGCCGTCCCTTCACGCGAATCCGGCCAGTCGAACCCCACGCGCGAGGCGCGCGCCTGCACTTGGTAGGCGCGGAGAAGCGCCGGAAGGGTATTCGGCACTCCATCGAGCACCGACTGCGTCCGGCCCGCCGCTTCCCGTTCCTGCTTCTTGATCTGTTCCCACTTGCCGTAGACCTCTTCCGGGCTCAGGCTGTCTTGTCCGGAATCGGGCCTATTGAACACGTGCGGATGCCGGCGGATCAACTTGTCCGCGAGCAAGCCCATGACATCTTCGATGGTAAATCGTCCCTGCTCGGCGGCAATCTGAGCATGGAACAGGATCTGGAGCAGCAGGTCGCCCAATTCCTCCCGCAGCTTGGCCATGTCCTGCTGATCAATCGTCTCCAGCACTTCGTAGGTTTCTTCGAGCAGATAGGGTTTGAGCGAGTCGTGGGTCTGCTTGCGATCCCAGGGGCAGCCGTCGGGCGCGCGCAGAGCGGCCATGATCTGGACCAGACGGTCGAAGCCGGTCTGTGCCGGAACAACCTGATGATGAAGCGGCTGGTTCATAAACAGGTGGCAGGAGCTTATACCGAGTCCGGGGGGCGCTGCAATCGTTTGCGGCGGCTCGCGGTCGTCTTGCGACTCTCTATGGCCTATGCTACCGTACTGCCCGCTGAATTGGGCCGTTGATCGAAGCAGGAAGAGCTGAGTCGAGGGAGCGAGCATGAGCGCTGAGGAAGAACGGGGGTTCGTGATCCGGGATCGTCGGGGCGAGAAACCGGCAGAGTCGTCAGGAGCGGCTTCTGAAGGGCCGGCGGCTTCAGGCCGGGCCCGCGCGGAGCCCCCAACCGCGGCCGCGTCCCGCGCCGCAGGAGCTTCCGAAGGCCATGCCGGCCACGCACCGGTTCCAGTGACGTTTTCGACCTTTGTCTTTTCGCTCGGCACCTCCGCCCTGATGTTGATGGGTGAGCGGTTGGACCCTGGCCAGCAGGAACTGCCCGTCAATTTGCCTCAAGCCAAGGAAATCATCGACATCCTTTCGCTGCTCGAGACCAAAACCAAAGGGAACTTGACGTCGGACGAGCAGTCGGTCCTGACCGATATGCTCTATGCGTTGCGGATGAAATTCGTGGAACTGACCTCGTCCGGCTCCGCTCCGCGATAAGCCCGGTAAGCCCGGCGGTTCGTTCTGGTCTTGCCTGTCGGCTATGTCGCCGCTCTTCGGGCGCCAAATCGTTTGATTCCCTTCACTGTTCCGGCTACTCTGAAGAGCGAAGCGTTGTCCGAAGGAGCCCTGGAACAGGAGAGGCGCCTCGGGCGAACCCTATCGTCCTAGCAACATTTCCATGCCTGAATCCAACAGCCTGCCCACAACCGGGACGTCGATCCGCCCGATAACCGGAGCCGCTCCTTCCACGGAAGGCCGGCCGCGCCACCTGCGCCCCGTCTGGTTCGTGCTGCTCCTGCTGATCCCCTGCCTGGCGCTGACGCTGTATTACTATCAATACGGGGTCCTGACCGAGAGCAGCGGCGGGTCGTTGGTGCCCAGCACCAGCTACGCGTTCGTGCTCCTGCTGATCAACCTGGATCTGATCGGGCTGGTGGTCTTGACCCTGTTGCTCTCACGCAACCTGATCAAGGCCTATTTCGAGCGCCGGCACCGGCTGGTGGGCTCGGGCTTTCGGGCCAAGCTGGTCGCGGCCTTCATCGGCTTCTCGTTGATTCCGACCGTGCTGCTGGCCTTCGTGGCCAGCCGCGTGGTGGACAAGGCCGTGGACGTGTGGTTCAGCGACCAGATCGATCATGTCATGCGCGATTCGTTTGAAGTGGCCAAGATGCACCATGCAGGCCACATGACCGTGGCGGTGAACAGCGCCCGGGCGATCAGCCAGGAAATCTTTCGCGAAGACTTGATGGCGCCGACGCAGCGCGACCTCTTGATCGCGGCCATGGCGAGGGCGCGCGCCGACCATAACGTGGCGGGGGTGGAAATCTATTCGGCCAAGATGGAGACCTTGACCAAGGCCCTGGCCCCGGAGGTGCCGGGCCAGGTCATCGACCTGCCCATCGGGCAACTGGTCCTGCAGGTCATCAACACCAAACAGGAGATGACCTCCGTGCAGGAGGCCTCGAACGGCCGGCTGATCCGGGCCGGCGTGCCCATCCTGTCGAGCGCCAACCGCTCGGAGGTCGATGGGGTCGTGGTCGTCGATTCATACCTGCCCGAATCGCTGCTGGCCAAGATGGAAGGCATCGGCCAGCGGTATGCCGAATACAAGCAGATGCGCGCGATGAAGAACCCGATCAAGGCCGGGGCCTATCTCTTCGTCGCGGTCGTCACCGTGATGATTCTCTTCGGCGCCACCTGGTTCGGCTTTTACGTGGCCCGCAGCATCACGGTGCCGATTCAGCGCTTGGCCCAGGCCACCGAAGCCATCGCCCAGGGCGACTTGGACGTGCACATCGAGGCGAAGGCGACGGACGAGATCGGCACGCTGGTGGAATCCTTCAACCGCATGACCGCAGACCTTCGGGCCGGCAAGGCCGAGATCGAGTCGGCCAACGAATCCCTCCGCCGATCCAACGTGGAGATCGAGCGCCGCCGCGCCTACACGCAGACCGTGGTGGATACCATTGCCGCCGGCCTGCTCTCCATCGACCGGCAGGGGAGGATCACGACCTTCAACCCCTCGGCCGAGCGGATACTCGGCATCTGGGGCGACCGCGTGGGGAACCGGGCGGCGAACGAGGTCTTCAAAGAGTTCAAGCTGGATCTCTTTCAAACGGCCTACGACCGCATGCTCGCCGACCAGCGGGACACCCTGTCGCTCGAAGGACAGGTCGAAGCGCAGGGCAAGGTGCTGACCATCGGCCTCAGTTGCTCGCGCATGAAAGACGAAGCGGGCCGGGATCTCGGGTTTGTGCTGGTCTTCGAGGACCTGACGGATCTCATCAAGGCGCAAAAGGCGGCGGCCTGGCAGGAGGTCGCGCAGCGCATCGCGCACGAGATCAAGAACCCGCTGACGCCGATCCAGTTGTCGGCCCAACGGCTCCGCAAAAAGTATTTCGAGCAAGCCCCGGACTTCGACAGGATTTTCGACGAGGGCACGCAAGTCATCGTCAACGAGGTGGGCAGCCTCAAGAATATGGTCGATGAATTCTCCAAATTCGCCCGCATGCCGGCTCCGCAAATGGCAGAAGGATCCTTGCACGATGTGCTGCGCGAAGTCATCGCGCTGTACCAGGGAGCCCATAAGGACGTGGAATTTCTCGCGGATTTCGACGAGGTGCTGCCTTCGGTCCGATTCGATCGGGAGCAGATCAAGCGCGTGCTGGTGAACCTCTTCAACAACGGGGTTCAGGCGATGAATCAAAAAGGCCGCCTATGGGTGACGACCCGGTATGACGGCAAGCGCCGGCGGGCCGTCGTCAGCGTGGCCGATGAAGGAACGGGCATCAGTTCCGAGGACCACGAGAAGCTGTTCATGCCCTACTTCTCGCGAAAACGAACGGGGACGGGGCTCGGCCTTGCCATCAGCCGGCGCATCATCACGGACCATGAGGGGCAGATCTACGCGGCAAACAATCAGCCGCGCGGCACGGTCTTTACCTTCGAGCTGCCGGTGTAGCGGGGTGGTCAAAGGTCATTCGTCAATCGTCAATCGGTTGGGAATGCAGTTCGGTCACTCCACGTTTGACGGATGACGTGTGACGGGTAACGATTGACGGGGGGTCAATGGCGGAATCGATTCTGATTGTGGATGACGAGGCGGCGATCCTCAATTCCCTCGGGCAGATTCTGGAGGACGAGGGGTATGAGGTGCAGGTAGCCAAGAGCGGGGTTGATGCCTTGAAGCTCATCGCCGGCGACCAGCCGGACCTGACGATCCTGGACATCTGGATGCCCGAGATGGACGGGCTCGAAACCCTGCGCCGGATCCGCGAGCAGTTTCCGAAGGCGCAGGTGATGATGATGTCGGGCCACGGTTCGATCGAGACGGCCGTCAAGGCGATCAAGCTCGGCGCCTACGACTATATCGAAAAGCCGCTGTCGCTCGAAAACGTGACCCTTCGGGTCCGGCATGCGCTTGATCAGCATCGGCTCGAAGCGGAGAACCAGTCGCTCCGGACGAAGGTCGAGCGCAGATTCGAGTTGATCGGGCAGGCCCCCGCCATGCAGCGGCTGCGCGAGTTGATTGCGACGGCGGGGCCGACCAACAGCCGGGTGCTGATCGCGGGCGAGAACGGTACCGGAAAGGAGCTGGTCGCGCGCGCCATCCATCAGCACAGTCCCAGAGCCGACCGGCCCTTTGTCGCCGTCAACTGCGCCGCCATTCCGGAAACGTTGATCGAAAGCGAACTGTTCGGGCATGAGAAGGGGGCCTTCAGCGGCGCGACCTCTCAGAAGCGGGGCCAGTTCGAACAGGCGGACGGCGGAACCCTCTTCTTGGACGAGATCGGGGACATGAGCCTCGCCACGCAGGCCAAGGTGCTGCGCGCCCTGCAGGAACAGCAGTTCAACCGCGTGGGTGGGACCAAGACGATCAAGGTGGACGTGCGGGTATTGGCGGCCTCCAACAAGGACCTGGCCAAGGAGATCGAGGCGGGGCATTTCCGCGAAGACCTGTACTACCGGTTGAACGTCTTGCCGGTGACGGTGCCGCCGCTTCGATCGCGCCGCGACGACATTCCGCTCCTGGTCCGTCACTTCATGCAGATCCATTCCGAAGAGCAGGGCCTGAAGACCAAGCAGCTCACCCCTGCGGCCATGGAGCAATTGCAGCAGTACGACTGGCCGGGCAACATCCGAGAGCTGCGCAACCTCACCGAACGGCTCATGATCATGGTGCCGGGCTCCCAGATCGACGTCGACCATGTGGCGGCCGCGCTACAGGTAAGGCCGGCCATGCCGAGCGCGGCGCAGGCTCCGGCGCAGCCGTCGCTGGTGCTGAAGGAGTATGATTCCTTGCGCGAGGCGCGGAACGCCTTCGAGAAGGAATACATCACGCGGAAGCTCAAGGAGAATCGCTGGAATGTCTCGCGCACGGCCGACGAATTGCGGATCGAACGGAGCCACTTGCACCGGAAGATCAAGCTGCTGAACATCGATCTCAGGCCGGAGATCTGACGATCGACGCGCCGCCGGCCCTCGTTCCTTTTTCAGCGATGTCTTCAGCCGCAGAAAGGCTGGTGTTAGACTAACAGTAATGTCGGAACGTCCAGCAGCCTACCGTCTATGCGTCAAAATGCCGCAGTCATAGAGTTGACCCACTTCGAGGTCTCGGCGGATCGCGGATTTCTCCCGGTGCGGGACCCCCTCGCCACCTTTCCCGGCTTGCAGGATTCCCCGCTCGAAATCTTGACCCGCGAGCTGCCCAAGCTGCTGGCCGCGCGCCGGTTGCGTGACTATGTGAACAGCCACCTCGTGAGCGGGCCGGACGAGCAGGGCCGGTGGAATGAGGACGAATACCGGGCGGCGGCCCGCATCCTGTCGTTCACCGGGCAGGCCTACGTGTGGGAGCATCCCCAGCATCCGGCTAAGAAACTGCCCGCCCACTTGGCCAAGCCCTGGCATCGAGTGTTGGCGCAATTGGGAAGGCCGCCGGTTCTCTCCTATGCCTCCTATTGTCTGGATAATTGGCGGCGGCTCGACCAAACTCGCCCGATCGAGTTGGGCAATCTCTCGCTGCTCCAGAATTTCCTCGGTGGAGTGGACGAAGAGTGGTTCGTGCTGGTGCATGTGGAAATCGAAGCGAGGGCCGGCGCCGCCCTTGCCGGGCTCGCGCGGGCGCTCCAGGCGACGCAACTGAATCAGTCGGACGAGGTGCTGCAAGGGTTGGAGGGCGCTGCGGCCGCCATGGAGGGGATGTGCCGAACTCTCGACCGCATGCCTGAGCAATGCGATCCCTATATCTATTTCAATCGCGTGCGGCCTTACATCCACGGATGGAAGGACCATCCCGCTCTGCCGGAGGGGCTGCTCTATGAGGGCGTGGAAGCCTATGGCGGCAAGCCCCAGCAGTTCCGGGGAGAGACCGGGGCCCAGAGTTCCATCGTGCCGACGCTGGACGCCGCGCTCGGCGTGGTGCATGCGGATGACCCGCTGCGGCAGTACCTGATCGAGATGCGGACCTACATGCCGCCCCGGCATCGCGCCTTCATCGAAGCCTGGGAGCAGTTGCGAGATCGCCAGGGACGCTCACAGTTGTATCGATATGCCCTGGACAGACGGCAGGGCGAGCCTCGGCTCTGGGACCGATTTCGCGCCTGCGTGCAGGGACTCTGCCGATTCAGGCAGACGCACCTGGACTATGCCGATCGGTACATTCAGCGGCAGAGCCAGCGGACATCGAGCAACCCCACCGCAGTCGGAACCGGTGGAACCCCCTTCATGGCCTACCTGAAGAAGCACCTGGACGAGACCGCCGCGCTTATTGCAGAGTAACGTTCCGCGGTTCTATCCCCTTGGTTCAATCGTGGTCCTGCGCATGGGGCGACGCCCATGTGACGGGACGGAGGTCTGTCCGGATGGGCGAGTCGGT
The DNA window shown above is from Nitrospira tepida and carries:
- the mazG gene encoding nucleoside triphosphate pyrophosphohydrolase, producing MNQPLHHQVVPAQTGFDRLVQIMAALRAPDGCPWDRKQTHDSLKPYLLEETYEVLETIDQQDMAKLREELGDLLLQILFHAQIAAEQGRFTIEDVMGLLADKLIRRHPHVFNRPDSGQDSLSPEEVYGKWEQIKKQEREAAGRTQSVLDGVPNTLPALLRAYQVQARASRVGFDWPDSREGTAQVLDKVEEECRELRAAASADLGGDNRARAGSQEQITAEFGDVLFSLVNLARKLAVNPEDALRLATGRFVDRFHYIEAEARRAGRSLDSMTLEEMDRLWAEAKKAAQAEDRTPMAAPRPSGTAL
- a CDS encoding DUF1844 domain-containing protein, encoding MSAEEERGFVIRDRRGEKPAESSGAASEGPAASGRARAEPPTAAASRAAGASEGHAGHAPVPVTFSTFVFSLGTSALMLMGERLDPGQQELPVNLPQAKEIIDILSLLETKTKGNLTSDEQSVLTDMLYALRMKFVELTSSGSAPR
- a CDS encoding sensor histidine kinase codes for the protein MPESNSLPTTGTSIRPITGAAPSTEGRPRHLRPVWFVLLLLIPCLALTLYYYQYGVLTESSGGSLVPSTSYAFVLLLINLDLIGLVVLTLLLSRNLIKAYFERRHRLVGSGFRAKLVAAFIGFSLIPTVLLAFVASRVVDKAVDVWFSDQIDHVMRDSFEVAKMHHAGHMTVAVNSARAISQEIFREDLMAPTQRDLLIAAMARARADHNVAGVEIYSAKMETLTKALAPEVPGQVIDLPIGQLVLQVINTKQEMTSVQEASNGRLIRAGVPILSSANRSEVDGVVVVDSYLPESLLAKMEGIGQRYAEYKQMRAMKNPIKAGAYLFVAVVTVMILFGATWFGFYVARSITVPIQRLAQATEAIAQGDLDVHIEAKATDEIGTLVESFNRMTADLRAGKAEIESANESLRRSNVEIERRRAYTQTVVDTIAAGLLSIDRQGRITTFNPSAERILGIWGDRVGNRAANEVFKEFKLDLFQTAYDRMLADQRDTLSLEGQVEAQGKVLTIGLSCSRMKDEAGRDLGFVLVFEDLTDLIKAQKAAAWQEVAQRIAHEIKNPLTPIQLSAQRLRKKYFEQAPDFDRIFDEGTQVIVNEVGSLKNMVDEFSKFARMPAPQMAEGSLHDVLREVIALYQGAHKDVEFLADFDEVLPSVRFDREQIKRVLVNLFNNGVQAMNQKGRLWVTTRYDGKRRRAVVSVADEGTGISSEDHEKLFMPYFSRKRTGTGLGLAISRRIITDHEGQIYAANNQPRGTVFTFELPV
- a CDS encoding sigma-54-dependent transcriptional regulator, translating into MAESILIVDDEAAILNSLGQILEDEGYEVQVAKSGVDALKLIAGDQPDLTILDIWMPEMDGLETLRRIREQFPKAQVMMMSGHGSIETAVKAIKLGAYDYIEKPLSLENVTLRVRHALDQHRLEAENQSLRTKVERRFELIGQAPAMQRLRELIATAGPTNSRVLIAGENGTGKELVARAIHQHSPRADRPFVAVNCAAIPETLIESELFGHEKGAFSGATSQKRGQFEQADGGTLFLDEIGDMSLATQAKVLRALQEQQFNRVGGTKTIKVDVRVLAASNKDLAKEIEAGHFREDLYYRLNVLPVTVPPLRSRRDDIPLLVRHFMQIHSEEQGLKTKQLTPAAMEQLQQYDWPGNIRELRNLTERLMIMVPGSQIDVDHVAAALQVRPAMPSAAQAPAQPSLVLKEYDSLREARNAFEKEYITRKLKENRWNVSRTADELRIERSHLHRKIKLLNIDLRPEI